A genome region from Camelina sativa cultivar DH55 chromosome 10, Cs, whole genome shotgun sequence includes the following:
- the LOC104719513 gene encoding probable dolichyl pyrophosphate Man9GlcNAc2 alpha-1,3-glucosyltransferase has product MPKKKPVKHSGDDDIAAPVSSQTGSSIDNFWWWLTHKGTTTSFLCISLFALLIRSAVSMYPYSGAGTPPKFGDFEAQRHWMEITTNLPVIDWYRNGTNNDLTYWGLDYPPLTAYQSYIHGVLLKIFNPESVALLSSRGHESYLGKLLMRWTVLSSDALIYFPAALFFVLVYHRNRTRSSKSEVAWHIAMILLNPCLILIDHGHFQYNCISLGLTLGAIAAVLCGSEVLTCVLFSLALSHKQMSAYFAPAFFSHLLGKCLRRRNPVLAVVKLGIAVIATFVIVWWPYLHSLDDFLMVLSRLAPFERGIYEDYVANFWCTTSILVKWKKLFTTQSLKSISLAATILASLPSMVQQILSPSNEGFLYGLLNGSMAFYLFSFQVHEKSILMPFLSATLLALKLPDHFSHLTYYALFSMFPLLCRDKLLIPYLTLSFLFAIIYHSPGNHPVQKTKASFFSFKNFPGYVFLLRTHFFISIVLHVLYLTIQPPQKYPFLLEALIMILCFSYFVLFAFYTNYTQWTLSRYFRSSGKEKKHI; this is encoded by the exons atgccGAAGAAGAAGCCGGTGAAACATTCCGGCGACGATGACATCGCAGCTCCGGTATCATCGCAAACCGGATCTTCGATTGATAATTTTTGGTGGTGGTTAACACATAAAGGAACCACCACTTCATTCCTCTGCATCTCACTCTTCGCATTACTGATCCGATCTGCTGTATCGATGTATCCATACTCCGGCGCCGGAACCCCTCCTAAATTCGGCGATTTCGAAGCTCAGAGACATTGGATGGAGATAACCACAAATCTTCCGGTCATCGATTGGTATAGAAACGGCACTAACAACGATCTCACTTACTGGGGATTAGATTACCCTCCTTTAACTGCTTACCAGAGTTACATCCATGGAGTCTTACTCAAAATCTTCAATCCTGAGTCTGTTGCTCTTCTAAGCTCTCGTGGTCACGAGTCTTATCTTGG aaagTTGTTGATGAGATGGACTGTTTTATCATCTGATGCTCTCATATATTTCCCAGCTGCTCTCTTTTTTGTGTTGGTGTATCATAGGAATCGAACTAGGAGTAGTAAGAGTGAAGTGGCATGGCATATTGCTATGATTCTCTTGAACCCTTGTTTGATCCTCATTGATCATGGTCATTTTCAG taCAATTGTATCAGCTTGGGACTTACACTTGGTGCTATTGCTGCGGTACTATGTGGGAGCGAGGTTCTCACTTGTGTTTTGTTCAGTTTAGCTCTCAGTCATAAACAG ATGAGTGCATACTTTGCTCCTGCCTTTTTCAGCCATCTACTGGGAAAATGCCTAAGAAGGAGAAACCCAGTACTTGCTGTGGTTAAGCTTGGAATTGCAGTCATAGCCAcgtttgttattgtttggtGGCCATATCTGCATTCTTTGGACGACTTCTTAATG GTTCTCTCCCGTCTTGCTCCATTTGAGAGGGGAATATACGAGGATTACGTGGCAAATTTCTGGTGCACTACGTCCATACTCGTAAAATGGAAAAAACTTTTCACAACACAATCCCTCAAGTCTATTAGTTTAGCTGCAACTATATTGGCTTCTCTCCCTTCAATGGTTCAGCAAATCTTGTCACCAAGTAATGAAGGTTTCCTATATGGGTTGCTCAACGGTTCAATGGCTTTCTACTTGTTTTCCTtccaag TGCATGAGAAATCAATCCTGATGCCTTTTCTCTCTGCAACACTATTAGCTCTCAAACTCCCTGACCATTTCAGTCATTTAACATATTACGCTCTCTTCTCGATGTTCCCTCTTCTTTGCCGTGACAAACTCTTGATCCCTTACTTAACACTATCCTTTCTCTTTGCCATCATCTATCATTCACCCGGGAATCACCCGGTACAGAAAACTAAAGCTtcatttttctccttcaaaaacTTTCCGGGTTATGTATTCTTACTACGAACCCATTTCTTCATCTCCATAGTTCTTCATGTCCTCTACCTTACCATTCAACCTCCTCAAAAGTACCCTTTCCTATTAGAAGCACTAATCATGATTCTCTGTTTCTCATACTTTGTATTGTTTGCCTTTTACACCAACTATACGCAGTGGACTTTGTCAAGGTATTTCAGGTCCTCtggtaaagaaaagaaacacatCTGA
- the LOC104719514 gene encoding ubiquitin receptor RAD23d-like isoform X1, protein MKVFVKTLSGTNFEIEVKPADTVSDVKQAIETVQGAQYPAAKQMLIHQGKVLKDETTLEENNVVENSFIVIMLSKTKPSPSGASTASAPAPTPSATQSQPAPTPQVSAPTVSVPEPTSVTATAAAPAAAASVQTDVYGQAASNLVAGTVLESTVQQILDMGGGSWDRDTVVRALRAAFNNPERAVEYLYSGIPAQAELPPVAQAPSTGEQAANPQAQPQQAAATGGPNANPLNLFPQGMPAADAGAGAGNLDFLRNSQQFQALRAMVQANPQILQPMLQELGKQNPQLVRLIQEHQTDFLRLINEPVEGEENVMEQLEAAMPQAVTVTPEEREAIERLEAMGFDRAMVLEVFFACNKNEELAANYLLDHMHEFEDQ, encoded by the exons ATGAAGGTTTTCGTGAAGACGCTCAGTGGTACCAACTTCGAGATCGAAGTTAAACCTGCCGATACg GTTTCTGATGTTAAACAAGCTATAGAAACTGTTCAAGGTGCGCAATACCCTGCTGCTAAGCAGATGCTGATCCACCAAGGGAAGGTTTTAAAGGATGAGACTACATTGGAAGAGAACAATGTTGTTGAGAACAGTTTCATTGTTATCATGTTGTCCAAG ACCAAGCCTTCTCCAAGTGGGGCATCAACCGCATCTGCACCAGCACCAACACCTAGTGCTACCCAG TCTCAGCCTGCTCCTACCCCTCAGGTTTCTGCTCCAACTGTCTCAGT TCCAGAGCCTACAAGTGTAACTGCAACTGCTGCAGCTCCAGCTGCTGCTGCTTC GGTTCAAACAGATGTGTATGGTCAAGCAGCGTCAAACCTTGTTGCTGGAACTGTTTTAGAGTCCACTGTTCAGCAAATTCTTGACATGGGTGGAGGTAGTTGGGACCGTGACACTGTTGTTCGTGCTCTGAGGGCTGCcttcaacaatcctgaaagagCTGTTGAATATCTATACTCA GGTATCCCTGCTCAAGCTGAACTCCCGCCAGTTGCTCAAGCCCCATCTACTGGTGAACAGGCAGCAAATCCTCAAGCACAGCCCCAACAAGCAGCTGCAACTGGTGGCCCAAACGCAAATCCATTAAACCTGTTCCCCCag GGCATGCCCGCTGCAGATGCTGGTGCTGGAGCTGGTAATCTTGATTTCCTACGTAACAGTCAGCAG TTCCAAGCATTGCGAGCTATGGTACAAGCAAACCCACAAATTCTACAG CCTATGCTTCAGGAGCTCGGTAAACAAAACCCGCAGCTTGTGAGACTAATTCAAGAGCATCAGACTGACTTCCTACGCTTGATAAATGAACCTGTCGAGGGAGAAGA GAATGTTATGGAACAGTTGGAAGCAGCAATGCCACAAGCTGTTACCGTTACACCTGAAGAGCGTGAAGCCATTGAACGG CTTGAAGCGATGGGGTTTGATCGTGCCATGGTCTTAGAGGTGTTCTTTGCGTGTAACAAGAATGAAGAACTTGCAGCTAACTACCTTCTAGATCACATGCACGAGTTTGAGGACCAATAA
- the LOC104720575 gene encoding uncharacterized protein LOC104720575 codes for MDPLCSLGEIYSRVIREEQRLASAQVHDQRKEVVGFTTQTEHSVLPSSRTEMRSGGRLDFSSIRSRSSICSHCGRSGHEKKECLQIVGFPEWWTERNGGGRGSATRCSGGRGCFTRTLIGSGEEHDGVYYLTDVATDRIHSTNVSSDQALWHQRLGHPRFLVLSSLPVFSSSFKNVGSRSCDVCFRAKQTRDVFPLSSNKSTECFSLIHCDVWGPYRVPSSYGAVYFLTIVDDFLRAVWTYLMPAKSEVRGVLTNFFAYTEKQFGKTVRMIRGDNGTEFMCL; via the exons ATGGATCCATTGTGTTCTCTTGGGGAAATTTATTCCAGAGTTATTAGAGAAGAACAGCGTTTAGCTTCGGCTCAGGTTCATGATCAGCGTAAAGAGGTCGTGGGTTTCACGACTCAAACCGAACATAGTGTACTTCCTTCTTCCCGAACAGAGATGCGAAGTGGAGGAAGATTGGATTTTTCAAGTATCAGGTCTCGTTCTTCCATCTGCTCTCATTGTGGACGTTCAGGACATGAAAAGAAAGAGTGTTTGCAGATTGTTGGATTTCCGGAATGGTGGACTGAGCGCAACGGTGGTGGACGTGGGTCTGCTACTCGTTGTAGTGGAGGTCGCG GTTGTTTCACGAGGACTTTGATTGGAAGCGGTGAAGAGCATGATGGGGTTTATTATCTTACGGATGTGGCAACGGATAGGATTCATTCCACAAATGTTTCTTCTGATCAGGCCTTGTGGCATCAGCGTTTAGGACATCCAAGATTTTTGGTCCTTTCATCTTTACCGGTGTTTTCTagttcttttaaaaatgttggCTCTCGTTCGTGTGACGTGTGTTTTAGAGccaaacaaacaagagatgTTTTTCCTCTTAGTTCTAATAAATCAACAGAATGTTTCTCTTTGAttcattgtgatgtttggggtccGTACCGTGTTCCATCGTCTTATGGGGcagtttattttttaacaatagTAGATGATTTCTTGAGGGCTGTATGGACCTATCTCATGCCCGCCAAATCAGAAGTTCGTGGAGTCCTTACTAATTTTTTTGCGTACACGGAGAAACAGTTTGGCAAGACTGTTCGAATGATTCGTGGTGATAATGGGACAGAGTTTATGTGTctttga
- the LOC104719514 gene encoding ubiquitin receptor RAD23d-like isoform X2 has product MKVFVKTLSGTNFEIEVKPADTVSDVKQAIETVQGAQYPAAKQMLIHQGKVLKDETTLEENNVVENSFIVIMLSKTKPSPSGASTASAPAPTPSATQPAPTPQVSAPTVSVPEPTSVTATAAAPAAAASVQTDVYGQAASNLVAGTVLESTVQQILDMGGGSWDRDTVVRALRAAFNNPERAVEYLYSGIPAQAELPPVAQAPSTGEQAANPQAQPQQAAATGGPNANPLNLFPQGMPAADAGAGAGNLDFLRNSQQFQALRAMVQANPQILQPMLQELGKQNPQLVRLIQEHQTDFLRLINEPVEGEENVMEQLEAAMPQAVTVTPEEREAIERLEAMGFDRAMVLEVFFACNKNEELAANYLLDHMHEFEDQ; this is encoded by the exons ATGAAGGTTTTCGTGAAGACGCTCAGTGGTACCAACTTCGAGATCGAAGTTAAACCTGCCGATACg GTTTCTGATGTTAAACAAGCTATAGAAACTGTTCAAGGTGCGCAATACCCTGCTGCTAAGCAGATGCTGATCCACCAAGGGAAGGTTTTAAAGGATGAGACTACATTGGAAGAGAACAATGTTGTTGAGAACAGTTTCATTGTTATCATGTTGTCCAAG ACCAAGCCTTCTCCAAGTGGGGCATCAACCGCATCTGCACCAGCACCAACACCTAGTGCTACCCAG CCTGCTCCTACCCCTCAGGTTTCTGCTCCAACTGTCTCAGT TCCAGAGCCTACAAGTGTAACTGCAACTGCTGCAGCTCCAGCTGCTGCTGCTTC GGTTCAAACAGATGTGTATGGTCAAGCAGCGTCAAACCTTGTTGCTGGAACTGTTTTAGAGTCCACTGTTCAGCAAATTCTTGACATGGGTGGAGGTAGTTGGGACCGTGACACTGTTGTTCGTGCTCTGAGGGCTGCcttcaacaatcctgaaagagCTGTTGAATATCTATACTCA GGTATCCCTGCTCAAGCTGAACTCCCGCCAGTTGCTCAAGCCCCATCTACTGGTGAACAGGCAGCAAATCCTCAAGCACAGCCCCAACAAGCAGCTGCAACTGGTGGCCCAAACGCAAATCCATTAAACCTGTTCCCCCag GGCATGCCCGCTGCAGATGCTGGTGCTGGAGCTGGTAATCTTGATTTCCTACGTAACAGTCAGCAG TTCCAAGCATTGCGAGCTATGGTACAAGCAAACCCACAAATTCTACAG CCTATGCTTCAGGAGCTCGGTAAACAAAACCCGCAGCTTGTGAGACTAATTCAAGAGCATCAGACTGACTTCCTACGCTTGATAAATGAACCTGTCGAGGGAGAAGA GAATGTTATGGAACAGTTGGAAGCAGCAATGCCACAAGCTGTTACCGTTACACCTGAAGAGCGTGAAGCCATTGAACGG CTTGAAGCGATGGGGTTTGATCGTGCCATGGTCTTAGAGGTGTTCTTTGCGTGTAACAAGAATGAAGAACTTGCAGCTAACTACCTTCTAGATCACATGCACGAGTTTGAGGACCAATAA
- the LOC104719512 gene encoding cytokinin hydroxylase gives MLLTILKSLLVIFVTLVLRVLYDTISCYWLTPRRIKKIMERQGVTGPKPRPLTGNILEISAMVSQSASKDCDSIHHDIVGRLLPHYVAWSKQYGKRFVVWNGTDPRLCLTETELIKELLMKHNGVSGRSWLQQQGTKNFIGRGLLMANGQDWHHQRHLAAPAFTSERLKGYARHMVECTSRLAERLRKEAGEGGGEVEIGEEMHKLTADIISRTEFGSSFEKGKELFNHLTVLQRRCAQATRHLCFPGSRFLPSKYNREIKSLKMEVERLLIEIIQSRRDCAEMGRSSTHGDDLLGLLLNEMDSDKNNNNNNNNLQLIMDECKTFFFAGHETTALLLTWTMMLLADNPTWQEKVRDEVREVFGCDGLPSVDRLSKLTSLSKVINESLRLYPPATLLPRMAFEDLKLGDLTIPKGLSIWIPVLAIHHSEELWGKDANQFNPERFGGRPFASGRHFIPFAAGPRNCIGQQFALMEAKIILATLISKFNFTISNNYRHAPIVVLTIKPKYGVQVILKPLDS, from the exons atgtTGCTTACAATATTAAAATCACTCCTCGTGATATTCGTGACCTTAGTATTGAGAGTTTTATACGACACCATATCGTGTTACTGGCTAACACCTAGGCGAATCAAGAAGATCATGGAACGACAAGGCGTAACCGGTCCTAAACCACGTCCGTTAACCGGAAACATCCTTGAAATCTCGGCCATGGTTTCACAATCCGCTTCCAAGGATTGTGACTCTATTCACCATGACATCGTCGGCCGTCTTCTTCCGCATTACGTTGCTTGGTCCAAACAGTACG GGAAGAGATTTGTTGTGTGGAATGGGACGGATCCTCGTCTCTGCTTAACGGAAACAGAATTGATAAAGGAGTTGCTGATGAAACACAACGGTGTAAGTGGAAGATCGTGGCTACAGCAACAAGGGACTAAGAACTTTATCGGCCGGGGTCTCCTTATGGCTAATGGTCAAGATTGGCATCATCAACGCCACCTTGCTGCTCCGGCATTTACTAGTGAACGACTCAAG GGATACGCAAGGCACATGGTGGAGTGCACAAGCAGGTTAGCGGAGAGGCTGAGGAAGGAAGCTGGGGAAGGAGGAGGTGAGGTGGAGATAGGAGAGGAGATGCATAAGCTCACAGCTGATATTATATCAAGGACGGAGTTCGGAAGCAGCTTTGAGAAAGGCAAAGAGCTTTTTAACCATCTCACTGTCCTCCAGCGCCGTTGCGCTCAAGCCACACGTCACCTCTGCTTTCCCGGCAGCcg GTTTCTACCAAGCAAATACAACAGAGAGATTAAGTCCCTCAAAATGGAAGTGGAACGTTTGTTGATTGAGATCATACAAAGCAGACGAGACTGCGCTGAAATGGGTCGGAGCAGCACTCACGGTGACGACCTTCTCGGGCTTCTTTTGAACGAAATGGATAGcgacaagaacaacaacaataacaataacaatctTCAGTTGATAATGGATGAATGCAAGACGTTCTTCTTTGCTGGCCATGAGACTACGGCGTTGCTCCTCACATGGACAATGATGCTCCTAGCCGATAATCCCACGTGGCAGGAAAAAGTCCGCGATGAGGTCAGAGAGGTCTTTGGCTGTGATGGCCTTCCCTCGGTCGATCGACTATCCAAGCTAACCTCG TTAAGTAAAGTGATTAACGAGTCACTAAGACTTTACCCTCCAGCTACCCTTCTACCAAGGATGGCATTTGAAGATCTAAAACTAGGTGATCTAACAATTCCCAAAGGTTTATCAATATGGATACCGGTTCTTGCCATCCATCACAGTGAAGAGTTATGGGGTAAAGACGCAAACCAATTCAACCCCGAACGTTTTGGAGGTAGACCATTCGCGTCCGGTCGCCATTTCATACCATTTGCAGCCGGTCCCCGAAACTGCATTGGACAACAATTTGCATTGATGGaagcaaaaataatattagCCACGCTAATTTCCAAGTTTAACTTCacaatatcaaataattatagGCATGCCCCAATCGTTGTGCTTACTATAAAACCTAAGTACGGAGTTCAAGTGATATTGAAGCCACTGGATTCATGA